agaaaacaacTGCTAACCaactttttccatgaaaaaaggaaaggggaagaggtTGAAACAGCTTGCTTGTGTATCATGATGACAtttagcagagaaaagcagacagaaaagacaagtatttaaaatgtaatcagTTTCAAccagaaatgtgaaaacattttcccctGTTAGGATCTTGCTAGAGTTGTCTGGGACAAAATCCGGGTTGCAGCTACAGGCTGAAGCGACAGtgccaagaaacaaaacaaataggCATTTagagccccccaccccccacccctttcAGCTAGCAAAGTACGACTGATGCTTTTGGTTGACTGCATGGCAAATGTTAGCTAAAATTTCATTTAGCTAAATCCACATCCATGGCCCCCAATGTTTAAAACTCATCATGGATTAAagccatgaaataaaaattaaaaaaatttcaatttgaaattttattagCATGTTGCTAGAATGGTCAACATTGATTGACAGTAGAGACTTGGTCCACATACTCTGCAAACAGCTTTCGTGCACCTCccccctctcttcttcctctccctcttgcACTCTTTCAGCATTAATGCTattaaaagccaaacaaaatacTGGCTATGGGTGTAAAGAATGCTGGTTTTTTGGAATGTCGCCATGGATCTTGCTTCCAGTCGCGTCCCATGGAAAGAGGGTGCAGCCTCCTGTCTCTGTTGCAGGCTGGTCTCCCCCGACagggcagaaggaagagatAGCCATGTACCCCTGCTGCTCGTTATTCTTTCTCATCCACTATAGCCAGGTCTTTGATCACCCTCAGTTTGCCACTGGCATCGATCCTGCGCTTCTCGCGTATTAGATCCTCCAGGCTGTGGAACCTCACCGTGTGCACCTTGTTCTCTGCCAAGTGGATCTTGAGATAGtattgctgctggtgctgggtgccggcagcagcctgcagctcccccccGGCTTTGAACTCCCTTTTCCCGAAGCGGCACCAGGCGGCAAAGCTCTCGGAGTTAGTCCAGCAGATCTCGTCGCTTTTTAAGCCCAGGTGCCCGCAGGCGTTTTGCACCACCAGCTCAGCCACCAGCGGGCGAAAGCGGTACCAGCTATTCACCACCCGGCCCACGTTGCCCGCGGCCGCCTCGTACAAGCTGTCCTGGCGGATCTGCCCCTGGTGCAGGTGGATGATCTGCCCGCTGCCCACGTACACTGCCCAGTGTGGCGGGGGATGCTCTGACGGCCCCAGGtacagcagctccagcaggtcCCCCGGCTTGCAGAGGGCAGGCAGCGCTGACACCGAGTAGACGCTGAGGTCTCCAGCCTGGGGGCCGCTGCTGACCTTGGAGAAGATGCATTCCTGGCCGCGGAAAGCGGAGAACTGGGTCTCGTTCAGCACCAGctggtggtggaggtggtgggtGGGCGTCTCCTGGCCAGGGCTGCCGGAGCCCTTCACGCTGTACTTGTCTGGCTGGCCTCGCTCGTCCAGGTCCTCCTCCTCATCCGAAAAGAAGTAAGCCACCCCGACGCGCAGCTCGTCTTTCTCGATCCCCGAGGGGTCCCCGGTCGGCAGCTCGCTGTAATTCAGGTGGGTGATGCGATCCAGTTGATTTCCCATCAATGACAGGGCGAGGCGAGGGCAGGAATTGCCGGATCTGGAGGAAGGGTGGAGCGGGCAGGGACAGAAAGAAcaagagaggggaaggagggcgCAAAcgaagggaaggaaaggaagaaaaataaaatcaagacaaacacaaaagatTTCAGCGATTCTTCATCCCTCCCCCACTCCATCCCTCCCCTCCGTGCAAAGGGTGTGGGGGGGAACTCCCGGTGCGGattcttccctcctgccctcggggtgcagggcacagccccggcTCCGCGGCGCTCTCCGGGCGGTGCTGCCCGAGTCCCGCGGTACCGGAGCTCCCGGGCCCGGGTCCCGCTGCTGCCGGGGGAAGCAGGCGGCTCCTCGCCTCCCCCCAAGCTCAGCCCGGGGAACGGAGCTGCCCCGGGATCCTCCGCAAGGGTGCCTCCGAAAGGCCGCCCCGAGGGTCCCGAGCCCGCTCGCAGCCGAGCAGCGCTGCATAAGAGCAGGCGGCTGGCTCTccgaaaaaaaaataaagcataagcGGATAAAGAATAAGCAATAAGCACCCCCCGCCTCCAAACagcccctctctctcccctccgTACCCGTGGTCTCCCAGCTCCAGAACACCCCCCCctcgaagaaaaaaaaaaaaaaactcctttaaAGTCGTCCTGTCCCCATGGGCGCCACAGAGGAGGTGAGCTCCGTCCTCCCTGCTGCGCGCCTGGTTCCTCCGCCCGCTCCTCCCCGCTCGGCTGTGGGCTGCCCGGCCCCTCCGGCGAGCCTAAGTACCGGCGGCGCCGCTCCCGAacccgccccggccccgctcatTGGCcgcggccgcgccgcgcccggTGGCGGCGGTACCGGTACCACCGGTACCGGGGATCGGCAGAGGCACTGCCTGGCCgggcgccgccggccccggggctgcgaCACCGAGAGGTGGCTCGGTACCGGGTGGAGGAGGGGCTTGTTGGAGGGGAAGGGGTTCAAAGAGAGTGCCCCAACGCCGctgcaaagggaaaatatataCGTATCTGTTTCAATAATAAGGAAGATGGCTTTGCTGGAGGGTCGCGCGTGTCCAAGACTTACTGCATCCATCAAGGGAGGAGATCAGATCCCTCTCACCCAACTTTAGACACCTCAAGTCGTATCTGTGTAATTGAAGTCCCCCCTGGTCAAGGGAGGCTGGCGTTTCCATAAGGCTGTTCCTCTTGCCTATTGCTCAGCCTGTTTTAGGAAGGGGTGAATTGCCCTAAGGAGGTGTCTCTTACCATCGCCTAGACGGGATATTGAAATGTTGAGACGGTGTTAGGTGAGGTGACTCCACCTGTGGTTGTCTTTGTgcacctggctgcagcagcagtagtGGGTTGTCCTCAGAACTGACTAGAAGACGTGCTGTGGCATGACTTATGTAAAAGATCAGGCTGCCTGAAGGTAGCAGTCCATCCCTTCCTAAAATATATGAAATCCAAAATCTGTCTATAGTGGTTAATGCCAATACACACTTTTACACGTAAATTTGCACATTATAGAAACGAAGCTCGAGAATGATTAGTTGATTTGACCACAGTTTGCCTGTAGGGCTGTGTTAGTGATGGGATTGTAGCCTCATTCTTCTGAGTGCTCTAATGAAAACTTCTAAGAAATAAGaacctaaatattttaaaacactccATGAAAAAAATTGAACGTAATTATTAGATTCATATGTGAATCATATTAAAGTACCATTTTTATCTAGAAGTAAATTTACCACTTTCTTCACAGTGGAAATAAGTTTGTCATACAGAGATAAGTATTTCTGCTTACAGTGCTTGTTGATACTATCCATCTTCACTTCTGACTCCCTGTCTTAGACTTCCAGTCCAGTCTTTGGGCTTGATTAACTGAGAACAGTAATGCCAACGGTTTATGCTAATGATAGAGGGGCATAcacctttaaataaatatagtgatttcctgtttttcatggCACGGGTTGCATAGTTAAATTTGTATAGGTCAAATGCtggttttcttaaatatgcatTTACTTTGAATGagccctttctttttccattcaaaCATTTATATGACTATTTATcaagaacaacatttttttttctcattaattttttaacatATGCAAAGACATCAGAAcacacatggaaaagaaataaaggtgtGTTCAGTGGTATGACACTCTAAGACTGACATCAGTTATTTTTCACTGTGGCAATTACATGATTCTGTTGATGGTTAAAGACTTCCCATGTCTCATAAATGCTGGGACTACAGTCTCAGACTCATTGGAGTCTGTAAACTGCTGGTTTACAGCAGTTAAAGATGCAGCATTCAGGGGTCTGTAGAACTACAAAgtgaatttgaaagaaaaacgTACATAGAAGAAAAGGATTCTACCAGAATATATGCATTTGAAAGTTTCACAGGGCTAAACATAATGGAtattaaaaatctctgaaaCTGTGTAAATGCTTTTCTAATGATTGTCAGAAATTATATGTTCTTTTATGGCATGACCTTCATCAAATGcaacttttaaattaagttaTGAAAACACTCTAATAGGTTTATAGTTTAGGCTGTAAAACAGTgtttagatattttaatttttttaatataatagtTAATGTGCTTCATTGTTAAATCTAGTCTAAGTTGAAGGCATTTTCCACAGATACATCTTTTATcagcaatttctgttttctaaactgtttatatattttttttcctgttgaaagtCTGCATCTTTTTAGGTTGCGCTCACACAATTCACACTTCCCACATTTGCCAATCATCAAGGCTATGTGGAGTAATTTTTAGACAGTTCTAAACAAACAATacattatttcatcttttccatGCAAAATAATGGAGAACAGATTGCTTCAGTAACCTGCATAGTGCAGAAGGGAGGAGTCTGGGTCTAAGAAAGGATCTGCATTTCTAACCAGGTGGAATAGTTCCTGCAaaattttaaccattttctAGGTTTCTCATGCCTTTGCAAGTCTGCTTAATGAGTGTATCCCATCTCTTGTGGAAGCACTTACAATCCAGTACAATCCACATCTCTCCATGACCTCTATTCAGCACACCTTCAACACTCATTTTCTCATTACATTTCAATTCCATCATACTCTTCCTCTGTCCCtcaagaaggatttttttttctctgtttctctccaatCCCAATTTTAAAGTATGGAAAGTGTTAAGAACgtgccataaaacaaaacaaaacaaaacaaatcccagTATAAACATAGTTATATAAAACTGTCATTAAAGGACActacagaaaaatcacagaaattatGCAAACCAATATCTTGAAATAATTCTCTCAGTTTGAAGGCTTCTGTTGATGTTAAATGATGTTACAACAGGAGTACACAGTGTCCACAGAAGTGAATTGTCATAGCCTACTGGGAATACTTGAGTTACCTTGATTAATATGTTTATCATCCCCTTTAGGCATTTTAGTTTGGGGAGTTCATGGATGCTTATTTAGCATGGCAGTTAGTGAAGGCTTCACTGCTCTCAGACCATGGCACTAGCACTGCAGTGTCATGCTGCTTAC
The Cygnus olor isolate bCygOlo1 chromosome 3, bCygOlo1.pri.v2, whole genome shotgun sequence genome window above contains:
- the LRATD1 gene encoding protein LRATD1, with protein sequence MGNQLDRITHLNYSELPTGDPSGIEKDELRVGVAYFFSDEEEDLDERGQPDKYSVKGSGSPGQETPTHHLHHQLVLNETQFSAFRGQECIFSKVSSGPQAGDLSVYSVSALPALCKPGDLLELLYLGPSEHPPPHWAVYVGSGQIIHLHQGQIRQDSLYEAAAGNVGRVVNSWYRFRPLVAELVVQNACGHLGLKSDEICWTNSESFAAWCRFGKREFKAGGELQAAAGTQHQQQYYLKIHLAENKVHTVRFHSLEDLIREKRRIDASGKLRVIKDLAIVDEKE